The Thermoflavifilum sp. genome contains a region encoding:
- a CDS encoding DUF502 domain-containing protein yields MKRRVTAGGIVKHFFQGLLVLAPITITLFALYWIFNTIDNLFPKELVPAAYRIKGLGFVIVILFIILIGYLSSSFIIGRIFDLFDRLLEKTPFIRYIYTSVKDLFDAVVGEKRKFDHPVLVSIYAPDVWEIGFITQPDMHMIGMPDMVAVYVPQSYAVAGKMYLVHRTRIKPLSQVSAGEAMKFAVSGGVVSMAINEQNQETQKAQA; encoded by the coding sequence ATGAAACGCAGAGTTACTGCAGGGGGCATCGTTAAACATTTTTTTCAGGGATTATTGGTACTGGCACCTATTACCATTACCCTGTTTGCCCTGTACTGGATTTTCAATACCATTGATAACCTGTTTCCTAAAGAATTAGTACCCGCTGCCTATCGGATTAAAGGCCTTGGTTTTGTTATCGTGATTCTGTTTATCATCTTGATTGGTTATCTGAGCTCTTCCTTCATTATCGGACGGATTTTTGATTTATTCGATCGCCTGTTAGAAAAAACACCCTTTATCCGATATATTTACACTTCAGTAAAAGATTTGTTTGATGCGGTGGTGGGCGAAAAACGCAAATTCGATCATCCGGTGCTGGTCAGCATATATGCTCCCGATGTGTGGGAAATCGGCTTCATTACCCAGCCCGATATGCACATGATTGGCATGCCCGACATGGTAGCCGTTTATGTACCCCAGTCGTATGCAGTAGCAGGCAAAATGTATCTGGTACATCGAACACGAATCAAGCCTTTGAGTCAGGTGAGTGCCGGAGAGGCTATGAAATTTGCTGTTTCAGGTGGGGTGGTGAGTATGGCTATTAATGAACAGAACCAGGAGACACAAAAAGCCCAGGCATGA
- a CDS encoding DUF1015 family protein, with protein MTVIRPFRAILPQPALASRVVARPYDVLSAHEAEAIARENADSFYHISKPEIHFPQYMDAHTPFPDEVYEAGAQRLRDFLQRGVFINDTGIHYYIYTQRMPHPFLTGKLIEQTGLVCLSALSDYEAGIIKKHELTRPDKERDRIQHIRFTRAQTGNVFLAHRPVPILHALIEKWKSTHEPAYHFNGEDGVEHVVWKVDHLTAIAQITRIFEHQVPCTYIADGHHRAASAALLRKEWMQEGNDNPAAPYHFFLTTLFPADQLFIMEYNRLVKDLNGYDPEAFVEALKTSFEISGPQDNVFRPGAPHQIGMYLQQRWYGLTVKPEYISDDAVESLDVSLLQNLILAPLLGIMNPRTDERIVFAGGVRGPGYLENCVNSGEMAVAFLLHPVTPEQLFAVADQGKMMPPKSTWFEPKLPDGLFIHSLEQADIVHPIEWFASEKSQF; from the coding sequence ATGACTGTAATACGGCCTTTCAGAGCGATTTTGCCCCAACCAGCGCTTGCCTCGCGTGTAGTGGCGCGCCCTTATGATGTGTTGAGCGCCCATGAGGCAGAAGCGATTGCCCGGGAGAATGCAGATTCTTTCTATCATATTTCAAAACCGGAGATTCATTTTCCGCAATACATGGATGCGCACACGCCATTCCCCGACGAGGTTTACGAAGCAGGTGCGCAACGTTTGAGGGATTTTTTACAACGTGGGGTGTTTATCAACGATACAGGCATTCATTACTACATTTATACACAGCGGATGCCGCATCCGTTTCTAACGGGCAAACTAATCGAACAAACAGGATTGGTTTGCCTTTCGGCACTGAGCGATTATGAAGCGGGCATCATCAAAAAGCATGAGCTTACCCGACCCGACAAGGAGCGCGACCGTATTCAGCATATTCGGTTTACCCGAGCCCAGACCGGCAACGTATTTCTGGCCCATAGGCCCGTGCCTATTTTACATGCACTTATCGAAAAATGGAAATCCACGCATGAGCCCGCATATCACTTCAACGGGGAAGACGGTGTGGAACATGTCGTATGGAAAGTAGATCACCTCACGGCTATTGCCCAAATTACCCGCATTTTCGAACATCAGGTTCCCTGCACCTATATCGCCGATGGCCATCATCGGGCCGCGTCAGCCGCCCTGCTGCGAAAAGAATGGATGCAGGAAGGCAACGACAATCCTGCTGCTCCTTATCATTTTTTCCTGACCACCCTGTTCCCGGCCGATCAACTTTTTATCATGGAATACAATCGTCTGGTGAAAGACCTGAATGGATATGATCCGGAAGCTTTTGTGGAAGCACTCAAGACTTCCTTTGAGATTAGCGGCCCACAGGATAACGTGTTCAGGCCCGGGGCTCCGCATCAAATAGGTATGTATCTACAGCAAAGATGGTACGGTCTGACCGTAAAACCCGAATATATTTCCGATGACGCCGTGGAATCACTGGACGTGAGCCTGCTGCAAAACCTGATATTAGCACCTCTGCTGGGCATTATGAATCCCAGAACAGACGAGCGAATCGTGTTTGCCGGCGGTGTTCGGGGCCCGGGTTATCTGGAAAACTGCGTCAACAGTGGAGAAATGGCGGTAGCTTTTCTGCTGCATCCGGTAACGCCTGAGCAACTATTTGCTGTTGCCGATCAGGGCAAGATGATGCCTCCTAAATCGACCTGGTTTGAACCCAAATTACCCGATGGCTTATTTATCCATTCACTCGAGCAAGCGGACATAGTACACCCTATCGAATGGTTTGCTTCGGAAAAATCACAATTCTGA
- the serC gene encoding 3-phosphoserine/phosphohydroxythreonine transaminase produces the protein MQVHNFNAGPSMLPNEVLYKASKALIDFDGLGMSILEISHRSEAFLQVMAEARQLVRELLQLDEDFEVLFLHGGASTQFMQVPYNLLDAGETAGYLDTGVWASRALKEARLFGNVEIVASSADRNYCYIPKSFTVPKHLKYLHITTNNTIYGTQWHQIPEVEVPLVADMSSDIFSRQLNFNQFALIYAGAQKNMGPAGVTLVAVRKSILGKVNRLIPTILDYRVHIQHESIYNTPPVFAIYISMLTLRWLKEQGGIAVIEKRNEQKAALLYREIDENPLFRGTADPADRSKMNVCFVMNDPALEKEFLEFCKKEDIVGIKGHRLVGGFRASIYNAMPIESVEYLVESMRYFARKHG, from the coding sequence ATGCAGGTGCACAACTTTAATGCTGGCCCCTCGATGTTGCCCAACGAGGTGCTTTACAAAGCAAGCAAAGCGCTGATTGACTTTGATGGCCTGGGCATGTCGATTCTGGAGATTTCCCACCGCAGCGAAGCTTTTCTGCAGGTCATGGCGGAAGCCCGGCAGCTGGTGCGGGAATTGCTTCAGTTAGATGAAGATTTTGAAGTACTTTTTCTACATGGCGGGGCAAGTACCCAGTTCATGCAGGTGCCCTATAACTTGCTCGATGCCGGGGAAACGGCCGGTTACCTGGACACCGGCGTATGGGCCAGTCGCGCACTGAAAGAAGCTCGCCTGTTCGGAAATGTGGAAATCGTAGCCAGTTCGGCCGACCGGAATTATTGCTACATTCCTAAATCATTCACCGTACCCAAACACCTGAAATACCTGCATATTACAACCAACAACACCATCTACGGTACGCAATGGCATCAGATCCCCGAGGTGGAAGTACCGCTTGTGGCCGACATGAGCAGCGATATCTTCAGCCGACAACTAAATTTCAATCAATTCGCCCTCATATATGCCGGTGCACAAAAAAATATGGGTCCTGCTGGCGTTACCCTGGTAGCCGTAAGGAAAAGCATACTCGGAAAGGTAAATCGACTCATCCCCACTATACTGGATTATCGCGTACACATTCAGCATGAATCCATTTATAACACGCCTCCCGTTTTTGCTATTTACATATCCATGCTCACCCTGCGGTGGTTAAAAGAACAGGGAGGCATTGCGGTTATCGAAAAACGCAATGAGCAAAAAGCAGCCCTGTTGTACCGGGAAATTGATGAAAACCCCCTGTTCCGAGGTACGGCCGACCCGGCCGATCGTAGCAAAATGAATGTATGTTTCGTGATGAATGATCCAGCACTGGAAAAAGAATTTCTGGAATTCTGCAAGAAAGAAGATATTGTAGGTATCAAGGGACATAGACTGGTAGGTGGTTTCCGGGCTTCCATCTACAATGCCATGCCCATTGAAAGCGTGGAATATCTGGTGGAAAGCATGCGTTATTTTGCGCGTAAGCACGGATAA
- a CDS encoding TolC family protein yields the protein MNRIVIRWVIIWIGIFCYGTGRAQDSLPVVHRFSLDDCIAYAITHELNLQSAKIDARITDAKEKEVTGLALPRVTASGQFQDYLKLPTTLFPDFFSPAVYAILKKENLIPQDKPIPQAGLTPVQFGTQYNLNASLNASQTLFDPSVFVALQARQTILELAQKNVKRTERDLKVSVSKAYYNVWIARKQLQVVKDNIARLEKLLHDTRVMYQNGFAEKLDVDRLQVQLNNLTAQLTEMQNVVTLSDQLLKFQIGMPLQDSLQLTDSLSFDDVKTDLLQDDQVDLHQRIDYQALHTQLKVNEYDLKRYQLAWLPSLSASASYGINAARTSFNFFDHNEPWFKTFYVGMNLSIPLFEGLQKKYRIDQAKLNIEKTQTQLQLLDQSMQLEWQQAKTNLSNYLLNVASQEKNMQLAQEVYEQTIKKYEAGVGSTIEINNAEGDLQQAQLNYYTALYNAMLAKIDYLKAIGKL from the coding sequence ATGAACCGGATTGTTATTCGTTGGGTTATTATCTGGATAGGAATTTTCTGTTATGGAACAGGGCGTGCACAGGATAGCCTGCCTGTTGTTCATCGTTTTTCGCTCGACGATTGCATAGCTTATGCCATTACACACGAATTAAATCTTCAATCTGCGAAGATCGATGCCCGGATTACGGATGCTAAAGAAAAAGAAGTTACAGGATTGGCATTGCCCCGGGTAACGGCCAGCGGACAGTTTCAGGATTATTTAAAACTGCCTACTACTTTGTTTCCCGATTTTTTCTCTCCTGCCGTTTATGCCATTCTGAAAAAAGAAAATCTGATTCCGCAGGATAAACCGATTCCTCAGGCCGGCCTTACCCCGGTGCAATTCGGCACACAATATAATTTAAATGCGAGTTTAAATGCATCGCAAACCCTGTTTGATCCCAGTGTATTCGTTGCCCTGCAGGCCCGGCAAACCATTCTGGAGCTGGCACAAAAAAATGTAAAACGCACCGAACGTGATTTAAAGGTAAGCGTTTCAAAAGCTTATTACAATGTATGGATTGCCCGTAAGCAGTTGCAGGTGGTCAAGGATAATATCGCACGCCTGGAAAAATTATTGCACGACACCCGCGTGATGTATCAAAATGGTTTTGCGGAAAAATTAGATGTGGACCGCCTGCAGGTGCAGCTCAATAATTTAACGGCACAGCTTACTGAAATGCAAAATGTGGTGACGCTGAGCGATCAATTGTTGAAATTTCAGATAGGCATGCCTTTGCAGGATAGTTTGCAATTAACAGATTCATTGAGTTTCGATGATGTGAAAACTGATTTGCTGCAAGACGATCAGGTTGATTTGCATCAGCGTATCGACTATCAGGCCCTGCATACACAGCTCAAGGTAAATGAGTACGACCTGAAACGCTATCAACTGGCGTGGTTGCCCAGCCTATCGGCCAGTGCCAGTTATGGCATTAATGCAGCGCGTACATCGTTTAACTTTTTCGATCATAATGAGCCCTGGTTTAAAACCTTTTATGTGGGTATGAATTTATCCATTCCATTGTTTGAAGGCTTGCAGAAAAAATATCGCATAGACCAGGCAAAATTGAATATAGAGAAAACACAGACACAGTTGCAATTACTCGACCAGAGTATGCAACTGGAGTGGCAACAGGCAAAAACTAATCTGAGTAATTACTTACTGAATGTGGCTTCTCAAGAAAAAAATATGCAACTGGCACAGGAGGTATATGAACAGACGATTAAGAAATACGAAGCCGGTGTGGGCTCTACAATCGAGATCAACAATGCCGAAGGTGATCTGCAGCAAGCTCAGCTGAATTACTATACGGCGCTTTACAATGCCATGCTGGCTAAAATTGATTATTTAAAAGCTATAGGTAAACTTTAA
- a CDS encoding zinc dependent phospholipase C family protein translates to MNRNRICWLCLLVGGLLSAPFQVSGWGFFAHACINHQAVYSLPPEMQVFFKPYQAFLTEHAADADRRKFILHSEAPRHYFDADAYDTTAWPCNWQQATLRWPAETLQRQGVLPWYALQVYNQLVEAFRRGDGQRVLKLSADLGHYIADACVPLHACSNYDGQFTGQHGIHALWETAIPERLYARFHLWVGKARYLPDPASTLWQIIRESARASDTVLVTEKYLRAHFPKKAKYGYYLRNNQWVRGYSTTYLETYEALMHQMVERRMQQAILAVASFWYTAWVNAGQPDLQDLMRVQFTHADSLEWHSLQRFEWDVRKERMGSFKE, encoded by the coding sequence ATGAACCGGAACCGCATATGTTGGTTGTGCTTACTGGTTGGAGGATTACTTTCCGCTCCATTCCAGGTATCGGGATGGGGTTTTTTTGCTCACGCCTGTATCAATCATCAGGCCGTGTATAGCCTGCCTCCTGAAATGCAGGTATTCTTCAAACCCTATCAGGCGTTCTTGACCGAACATGCAGCAGATGCCGACCGTCGTAAATTTATATTGCATTCGGAAGCGCCCCGGCATTATTTTGATGCGGATGCCTATGATACTACGGCATGGCCCTGCAACTGGCAACAGGCCACCCTTCGCTGGCCCGCCGAAACCCTGCAACGCCAGGGCGTTTTGCCGTGGTATGCGCTACAGGTGTATAATCAGCTGGTTGAAGCTTTTCGGCGGGGCGATGGACAACGCGTATTGAAACTTTCCGCTGATCTTGGTCATTACATTGCCGATGCCTGCGTGCCCTTGCACGCCTGCAGCAACTACGACGGACAATTCACCGGCCAGCATGGCATCCATGCCCTCTGGGAAACCGCCATCCCTGAGCGCCTTTATGCCCGCTTTCATCTCTGGGTGGGTAAAGCCCGGTATTTGCCTGACCCGGCATCCACACTCTGGCAAATCATCCGTGAAAGTGCCCGCGCATCCGATACCGTGCTGGTAACAGAAAAATACCTGCGCGCTCATTTTCCTAAAAAAGCAAAATATGGGTACTACCTGCGTAACAACCAGTGGGTACGCGGTTACAGCACAACCTATCTCGAAACCTATGAAGCATTGATGCATCAGATGGTGGAACGGCGCATGCAGCAGGCCATTCTGGCCGTAGCCTCATTCTGGTACACCGCCTGGGTAAATGCCGGCCAGCCCGATTTGCAGGATTTGATGCGGGTGCAATTCACCCATGCCGACAGTCTGGAATGGCATTCACTCCAGCGTTTCGAATGGGATGTGCGGAAAGAGAGAATGGGGTCTTTTAAAGAATAA
- a CDS encoding TetR/AcrR family transcriptional regulator produces MTKKQTPSLRALHSEAMQRVLTVSRRLFQTYGLRTMTVDEIARHLGMSKRTLYQLFRDKNELVRMVVMQFTEEMQAQCELIRKDARDAIHETFRMFQYLDGIFRNLNPVVFAEMQRYHPDAFMLFDQHQQTYIKQLIIHNLQRGIQEGYYRADLKIEIIARFRLESGLLPLRQEIFPKDQFPLHEVQHELMLHYLYGISTIKGHQLIQQYQQQFSEPSNRSL; encoded by the coding sequence ATGACCAAGAAGCAAACACCATCGCTCCGTGCATTACATTCCGAAGCCATGCAGCGGGTACTCACCGTGAGCCGGCGTCTATTTCAAACTTATGGTTTGCGTACCATGACAGTCGATGAAATCGCGCGTCACCTGGGTATGTCAAAACGCACCTTATACCAGTTATTCCGTGATAAAAACGAACTGGTGCGCATGGTGGTGATGCAATTCACGGAAGAAATGCAAGCCCAGTGCGAATTAATCCGCAAAGACGCCCGGGATGCGATTCATGAAACCTTCCGCATGTTTCAGTATCTGGATGGCATTTTTCGAAATTTAAATCCTGTGGTTTTTGCCGAAATGCAGCGCTATCATCCCGACGCGTTTATGCTTTTCGATCAACATCAGCAAACCTATATCAAGCAACTCATTATCCATAATCTGCAAAGAGGGATACAGGAAGGATATTATCGTGCGGATTTAAAGATAGAAATTATTGCAAGATTCAGGCTGGAGTCGGGATTATTACCCCTTCGTCAGGAAATATTTCCCAAAGACCAATTTCCGCTGCACGAAGTGCAGCACGAGCTGATGTTGCATTATCTGTATGGCATTTCTACCATCAAAGGGCATCAATTGATTCAACAATATCAGCAACAATTTAGCGAGCCTTCAAACCGATCGTTATGA
- a CDS encoding tetratricopeptide repeat protein has protein sequence MLCIVVLCSCFWHAYSQTPASQEASQANTIPPLYATAQRFMSAGDYANAIIVLQQIIQQYPDNQLYQQDLATAYLMRKDYARAEAVINSLLKSKSTTARTYQIAAEIAEGQHEDKKAIRLLNEGIRQFPQQGALYTQLGLLYFNEEKYRPALLSWIKGIQMAPNDPNNYYHAARTYYYTDDKVWTLLYGEIFINLESFSLRTAEIKGILFDTYKRLFASGELSSVPLPVPGSRPANFREAFLQTLAKQVSVIDEGVTPETLTMLRIRFILDWEKLFAADFPFALFDYQADMIRSGVFEAYDQWLFGPAASTAAFREWMNLHAQQLQRFLAYHQQHPLQLPGGQFYNDAQFHFQLNNQQ, from the coding sequence ATGCTATGCATTGTTGTGCTGTGCAGCTGTTTCTGGCATGCTTATTCCCAAACGCCTGCTTCTCAGGAAGCCAGTCAGGCTAATACCATCCCTCCTCTTTACGCTACCGCCCAGCGCTTTATGAGCGCAGGCGATTACGCCAATGCCATCATTGTTTTACAACAAATCATCCAGCAATATCCTGATAACCAGCTCTATCAACAGGATCTGGCCACGGCATACCTGATGCGGAAAGACTATGCCAGAGCCGAAGCAGTCATCAATAGCCTCTTAAAAAGCAAATCCACCACTGCCCGTACCTATCAGATTGCCGCCGAAATTGCCGAGGGCCAGCACGAGGATAAGAAAGCCATTCGCCTGCTGAACGAAGGCATCAGGCAATTTCCGCAACAAGGAGCTTTATATACCCAGCTCGGGCTTCTTTATTTCAATGAAGAAAAATACAGACCTGCGCTGCTCAGCTGGATCAAGGGAATTCAAATGGCACCCAACGATCCCAACAATTATTACCATGCAGCCCGTACGTATTATTACACAGACGATAAGGTATGGACACTGCTATACGGAGAAATCTTCATCAACCTGGAAAGTTTTTCTCTGCGAACAGCCGAAATCAAGGGCATTTTATTTGACACCTACAAACGCCTCTTTGCCAGTGGCGAACTTTCCAGCGTACCCCTGCCTGTACCCGGTTCCAGGCCAGCTAACTTCCGGGAAGCTTTTTTGCAAACCCTGGCCAAACAAGTTTCCGTGATCGACGAAGGCGTTACACCCGAAACCCTTACCATGCTGCGCATACGTTTTATCCTGGATTGGGAAAAATTATTTGCTGCCGATTTTCCCTTTGCTTTATTCGACTACCAGGCCGATATGATTCGCTCTGGTGTTTTTGAAGCTTATGATCAATGGCTGTTTGGCCCTGCAGCCAGCACAGCAGCTTTTCGCGAATGGATGAATCTGCATGCTCAGCAACTTCAGCGGTTTCTGGCCTATCACCAGCAACATCCCCTGCAGCTCCCGGGTGGACAGTTTTACAATGATGCACAATTCCATTTTCAACTCAATAACCAACAATAA